One Capsicum annuum cultivar UCD-10X-F1 chromosome 2, UCD10Xv1.1, whole genome shotgun sequence genomic window carries:
- the LOC107858596 gene encoding LOW QUALITY PROTEIN: T-complex protein 1 subunit zeta 1 (The sequence of the model RefSeq protein was modified relative to this genomic sequence to represent the inferred CDS: inserted 3 bases in 2 codons), translating into MSLLNMRREQREAMVAAEWRSVDERLQKIIDLKNKVCAGNENNFVVXKGIDPPSLDQHSRAGIIALRRAKRRNMERLVLACGGXAVNSVDDLTPECLGWAGLVYEHVLGEEKYTFVENVKNPHSCTILIKGPNDHTIAQIKNAVRDGLRAVKNTIKDEAVVLICYTFANRK; encoded by the exons ATGTCTCTCTTGAATATGAGAAGAG AACAGAGAGAGGCAATGGTTGCTGCAGAATGGCGTTCTGTTGACGAGAGGTTGCAAAAGATAATTGACCTAAAGAACAAG GTCTGTGCTGGAAATGAAAACAATTTCGTTGT GAAGGGGATTGATCCTCCATCTCTAGACCAACATTCTCGGGCAGGA ATAATAGCACTTCGGAGGGCAAAAAGGAGAAATATGGAACGTTTGGTTTTGGCTTGTGGCG AGGCAGTTAACTCTGTTGATGACCTAACTCCTGAATGCCTTGGCTGGGCTGGGCTGGTCTACGAGCATGTTCTTGGTGAAGAGAAGTATACCTTTGTAGAAAATGTCAAAAATCCTCATTCCTGTACTATTCTTATCAAAG GGCCTAATGACCACACAATAGCTCAAATCAAGAATGCAGTTCGTGATGGACTACGGGCAGTAAAAAATACCATTAAAGATGAAGCAGTTGTACTCATATGTTACACTTTTGCCAATAGAAaataa